From Verrucomicrobiota bacterium:
TAGGGGCTGAAAAGGCTTTTAGCGCCTCTGCTTCTGTCGGGAGCTTTGGTCTTTGTCTGAGGTAATCCTCGTAACCGCCATTATATTCTCCGACCTGTCCGTCACCTTCAAAAACAAGTGTATTGGTCACGACCTCATCGAGAAAGGATCGGTCATGGCTGACCAAGAGCAGGGTGCCTTCGTACGACACGAGCAGGTCCTCAAGCAGTTCGAGAGTCTCCGCATCGAGATCATTAGTCGGTTCATCCAAGATCATGAGGTTGGCAGGGTTCAGAAAAAGCTTGGCCAGAAGGAGACGGTTGCGTTCACCCCCGGAAAGCATTCCTGCGGACATGCGTACTTTTTCCGGGTCAAAGAGGAAATCTTTGAGATAACTATTAATATGTTTATTGCGCCCTTGGAATGTCACCATTTCAGAGTGGCCGGCGACATTTTCGGCTAGGGTTTTACTCTCGTCGATTTGGGCACGCATCTGGTCGAAATAAACGACCTGGAGGTTTGTCCCGTGTTTGACTGTTCCTATCTGTGGGTCGATTTCTTTGAGGAGAAGCTTGAGAAGGGTCGTCTTGCCCGTGCCATTGGCACCGATGATCCCGATTTTATCCCCGCGCCAGATGGTGGTTGTTAATGTGGAGATAATGGCGGACTCACCGTAGTTGAATGATACATTGACCATATCAATGACTTTTTGCCCGGAGAGATCGGATTTCTGGAGCTCCACCCTCGCTTTACCGTCGCGCTCCCGGCGTTGGGTGCGTTCATTCCTCATTTTCATGAGGGCTTGCACACGGCCTTCGTTGCGGGTACGGCGGGCCTTGACCCCTTGCCGGAGCCAGACTTCCTCTTGGGCGAGTTTCTTATCGAAGCTGGCCCATTGTTTTTCCTCAGCCTCGAGCCAGGCCGCCTTGCGTTCGAGGTAAGTATGGTAATCACAGGCCCAGCTCGTCAGGTGCCCCCGGTCCAGCTCGATGATCCGGGTCGCTGTCTTTTGCAGAAATGTACGGTCGTGAGTGACAAAAGAGAGGGTAATCTTCTTTTCTACGAGGAATTTTTCCAGCCAGATGATCGATTCGATATCCAGATGGTTAGTCGGTTCATCGAGCAAGAGTAGGTCGGGTTCATCCACCAGCGCACGCGCTAATAACGCCCGGCGTTTGAGCCCCCCCGAAAGACTTTCGAAATGGGTGTCATCAGTTATATTCGTCAGGCGCATGATATTCTCGACCTTGAGATCAATGCTCCAGTCCTCTTCATGTGTATCCGGGCGCATGCCTGAACGGATCACATCGGAGACAGGGCCTGTGAGGTCATCGGGGATTTTCTGGTCTAGACGCGTGATAAATGTCTTTGCTGAAAGGACGATTTCCCCGCCATTGGGTTTTTCCTCACCGGTAATCAACCGCATAAGGCTCGTTTTTCCCGTACCGTTACTCCCGATCAGACAGACCCTTTCGCGGTCATCGATTTGGAGGTCCGCTTCATCCAAGAGGGGGATTGAACCGTAACGGAGTGTGACTTGTTTTAATTGGATCAAGGGCATAAAGTCCACGGACTCTAGCGGAAGCAGCCCGCCTGTGAAGCTGCTTTTTTGTGATTTCCACTTTTCGAGACAGATAATGGGGTATAAAAAATAGGATTGTTTTTCCTGCCGGTGCAGGATTATCTCCCGTGTAATGAATAACCGGTGGCTGAAACTCAGGAAATATCTCCAGACCGAAATGGGGCTTTTCCCGGTAGCCCCCCCGCCAGCAGTGCAAAAACCACCCTCCGATCAAATCGTCATTAATGGACACACGGTCACTATCCTCTTTGTCCCCAATCCGAAAGCGCGGAATTATATCATGCGTTTCAGGGATAATGGGGTGCTGCGCGTGACCGTACCCCGTATGGGGTCCATGCGGCAAGCCCGCGCTTTTGTGTCGAAAAATAGAGATTGGATCACGAAACACTATGATAAAGTTGTTTTATCTCCAAAACCGCAGAAAACGTGGGAAAATGGTTCGATCCTCCTTTTCCGGGGTGAACCCACTCCCTTACACGTAACCCGTGATGAATCCGGCCATCCCGTGCTGGCATTTGCT
This genomic window contains:
- a CDS encoding ATP-binding cassette domain-containing protein, which codes for MPLIQLKQVTLRYGSIPLLDEADLQIDDRERVCLIGSNGTGKTSLMRLITGEEKPNGGEIVLSAKTFITRLDQKIPDDLTGPVSDVIRSGMRPDTHEEDWSIDLKVENIMRLTNITDDTHFESLSGGLKRRALLARALVDEPDLLLLDEPTNHLDIESIIWLEKFLVEKKITLSFVTHDRTFLQKTATRIIELDRGHLTSWACDYHTYLERKAAWLEAEEKQWASFDKKLAQEEVWLRQGVKARRTRNEGRVQALMKMRNERTQRRERDGKARVELQKSDLSGQKVIDMVNVSFNYGESAIISTLTTTIWRGDKIGIIGANGTGKTTLLKLLLKEIDPQIGTVKHGTNLQVVYFDQMRAQIDESKTLAENVAGHSEMVTFQGRNKHINSYLKDFLFDPEKVRMSAGMLSGGERNRLLLAKLFLNPANLMILDEPTNDLDAETLELLEDLLVSYEGTLLLVSHDRSFLDEVVTNTLVFEGDGQVGEYNGGYEDYLRQRPKLPTEAEALKAFSAPKSKSKKDKPRKFLNRERRELEEMPVVVEKLEKEHMVLNQKLGAPETYKNEPQLIPILEGQIAALDKKIKEAYARWEHLEVIQKECEEE
- a CDS encoding SprT family zinc-dependent metalloprotease, giving the protein MNNRWLKLRKYLQTEMGLFPVAPPPAVQKPPSDQIVINGHTVTILFVPNPKARNYIMRFRDNGVLRVTVPRMGSMRQARAFVSKNRDWITKHYDKVVLSPKPQKTWENGSILLFRGEPTPLHVTRDESGHPVLAFAQYQIKLRGDSEHGDFRPVIESYLKQIAAKELPAQLAQLAHTLGVQFSRVTIRAQRTRWGSCSTRKTISLNWRLIHTPPFVQEYILIHELMHLREMNHSRRFWQQVETACPDYRKAEKWLNDNKVLGTFE